One Halictus rubicundus isolate RS-2024b chromosome 10, iyHalRubi1_principal, whole genome shotgun sequence genomic window carries:
- the LOC143358103 gene encoding uncharacterized protein LOC143358103 isoform X2, protein MGADGPRSPSASPERVRAQRPVKTVPAVEIYRPPAARRAKSEQTSADQVQVQSNDSSSSSKSTRQRRPDRAVYVPRPRRSLDTEGSPQPSESTRTSRTAKETTGSSSSSHRQSKSNLNLKDIDSDSRQTVECAKKGSNTCSDKSRSSLENEISPRLQTDTKDTDSSVSSSSSSFSGSSGSSSSSSFSGSSGSSVLSDVESCIQEKSELQVNSVSEHVPNKPDSSTVPDAKCDGPDAFQSPTVKEEETSSSSSEDKTSLDSVEACVNSEVNVNGPVEDSDKCKDNVVTISTSNNNKKNDKLSNKDKITNKKNKQMVARKIVSDVLIISDVEQKEPSPIKEVTPPPATPPEKKVKKIERPKSKPAPPPSPPIKKINRDECDWDSLFDDNGDCLDPTLIEELTSAVGDVVIEQPKSDYKYTKHIEVSSDEFAHVIEIYNFPSEFKTSDLAAAFSPFKNGGFELKWVDDTHCLGVFSSPLVAAEVLASDHPFVKTRPLSEATALSKTKARRSAEFLQPYRSRPETCAALARRLVTGALGVKLATARQEREHEKNVLREAKEKRRLANKQREDVWEGIIPEK, encoded by the exons TGAAGACAGTGCCAGCAGTTGAGATCTACAGGCCACCAGCTGCCAGGAGAGCAAAGAGTGAACAGACAAGCGCGGATCAAGTTCAAGTGCAATCTAATGATTCATCTTCTAGTTCCAA ATCTACTCGCCAAAGAAGGCCAGACCGTGCTGTTTACGTTCCAAGACCCCGTAGGAGCTTGGACACCGAAGGTAGTCCACAGCCTTCAGAATCCACTCGTACGAGTCGTACAGCCAAGGAAACCACCGGGTCGTCCTCCTCCTCTCACAGACAATCAAAGTCGAATTTAAATCTCAAAGACATAGACTCTGATAGTCGGCAAACTGTGGAATGCGCGAAAAAGGGATCAAATACGTGCTCCGATAAAAGCCGGAGCAGTCTAGAAAATGAAATTAGTCCGCGTCTCCAGACAGACACGAAGGATACCGACTCTTCGGTTTCGTCGAGTTCTTCTAGTTTTTCGGGTTCTTCGGGTTCGTCGAGTTCTTCTAGTTTTTCGGGTTCTTCGGGTTCGTCGGTCCTGTCTGACGTAGAATCCTGTATCCAGGAAAAATCGGAGCTGCAGGTGAACAGTGTGAGCGAACACGTGCCAAACAAACCAGACAGTTCCACTGTTCCGGATGCAAAATGCGACGGACCCGATGCATTTCAATCCCCGACTGTTAAAGAAGAAGAGACATCTAGTAGTTCTAGCGAAGATAAAACTAGCTTAGATTCGGTTGAAGCGTGTGTAAATAGCGAAGTTAATGTTAACGGACCGGTAGAGGACTCCGATAAATGCAAGGATAACGTTGTTACAATATCTACGTCgaataacaataaaaagaaCGACAAACTTTCCAATAAGGATAAGATAACGAATAAGAAGAATAAGCAAATGGTAGCTCGCAAAATAGTGTCGGATGTTTTGATCATCTCGGATGTAGAACAGAAAGAGCCGTCTCCTATTAAGGAGGTTACTCCTCCACCTGCAACGCCACCGGAGAAGAAAGTGAAAAAGATTGAGAGACCGAAAAGTAAACCAGCTCCACCGCCATCTCCTCCGATTAAAAAGATAAACAGGGACGAATGCGATTGGGACAGTTTGTTCGACGACAACGGCGACTGCTTAGACCCGACGCTCATAGAAGAG CTGACGTCAGCGGTGGGCGACGTTGTGATAGAACAGCCGAAAAGCGATTACAAGTACACCAAGCATATCGAAGTGTCCAGCGACGAATTTGCTCATGTTATCGAGATATACAATTTTCCGTCAGAGTTTAAGACTAGCGACCTAGCAGCTGCTTTTAGTCCTTTCAAGAATGGTGGCTTCGAGTTGAAGTGGGTAGACGACACGCATTGTCTCGGTGTCTTTAGTAGCCCTCTTGTCG CCGCCGAGGTGCTAGCGTCGGATCACCCGTTTGTGAAAACGAGGCCGTTGAGCGAAGCCACGGCATTGAGTAAAACGAAAGCGAGAAGAAGCGCAGAATTTTTGCAGCCTTACCGGAGTCGACCGGAAACTTGCGCTGCATTGGCAAGGCGGTTGGTCACGGGTGCTCTAGGCGTGAAACTGGCTACGGCTAGGCAAGAACGCGAACACGAGAAAAATGTTTTGCGCGAGGCTAAAG AAAAACGTAGACTAGCGAATAAACAGCGGGAAGACGTCTGGGAAGGTATAATTCCCGAAAAGTAG
- the Srp72 gene encoding signal recognition particle 72: MATKENNLSALYAELNKLGQNGDYERALKTANKILGLSQDEEAAFHCKVICCIQLSKFNDALQFILKNPKLAVNLDFEKAYCLYRLNQVPEALKVVENISNLSLKLKELKAQILYRLEKYEECFGVYRDIIKNSHDEYEDERETNLAAVIVNLATEGSDLEIPALREDTYEMTYNAACHLIAQGSKGDRALLVEAEKKLRAAEKMCKEGLEEDGVAEEEIEDELGIIRVQLGCCLQLQGREKEAQTLYTSALKAKPDDIALVAVASNNLVCLNKDQNVFDSKKRMKSATHDNLEHKLTSRQRRNISYNQCLLAFYTDQAEQCQSFCNKLAKDHPALAADAMFIKAVQLGKDGKAKEAAKLLTQYAVGEKELQMKLVCVQLLLSQDEKQEAIEILENLNERDKSLPGVVSALVTLYMANNNREKASAALKNAVNYYKKNKETTANLGEFWRQAADFYLRGGDIKVAADILQEMVDASPSDTKTLAQLVVAYVQFCPEKAQLLSKRLPPLHDLAEKTDVDTLESSNWVIGTKVIKKKIEPSPGKPTVDLTKKKRKKRKRKGKLPKNYDANIPPDPERWLPRHERSGFRKKRDRRNRDVAMKGTQGTAAGASDLYDITKMPTNAKPSPNPRHSPAVETSGPRQQQRKVHQKKKKKGGKW, encoded by the exons ATGGCCACTAAGGAGAACAATCTGTCCGCGCTTTACGCGGAATTAAATAAATTGGGACAAAACGGGGACTACGAGAGAGCCTTGAAAACCGCTAATAAAA ttCTAGGGCTCTCTCAAGATGAAGAAGCTGCATTCCATTGCAAAGTTATTTGCTGCATCCAGCTCTCCAAGTTCAATGACGCTCTGCAATTTATTCTTAAAAATCCTAAACTGGCCGT TAACTTAGACTTTGAGAAAGCCTACTGTTTATACAGATTGAATCAAGTGCCCGAAGCACTAAAGGTGGTGGAGAATATTTCTAATCTGTCTCTAAAGCTCAAAGAGCTGAAAGCACAAATACTGTACCGGCTTGAAAAGTATGAAGAATGTTTCGGCGTGTACAGAGATATAATCAAAAATTCTCACGACGAGTACGAAGATGAAAGGGAAACGAATCTTGCAGCTGTGATCGTGAATTTAGCAACAGAGGGCTCT GATTTGGAAATTCCTGCCTTACGAGAAGACACTTACGAAATGACATACAATGCAGCATGTCATTTAATTGCACAAGGCAGTAAAGGAGATAGAGCGCTTTTAGTAGAAGCAGAGAAGAAACTAAGAGCAGCTGAGAAAATGTGCAAGGAAGGTCTTGAGGAAGATGGAGTAGCTGAAGAAGAAATAGAGGATGAATTAGGAATTATTAGAGTTCAGCTTGGCTGTTGCCTGCAGCTTCAAGGTCGCGAGAAAGAGGCTCAAACGCTCTATACTTCAGCTTTGAAAGCAAAACCAGACGATATAGCCTTGGTAGCAGTTGCAAGCAACAATCTTGTCTGCCTCAACAAGGATCAGAACGTGTTTGACAGCAAAAAGAGAATGAAGAGTGCCACTCATGACAATCTAGAGCACAAATTAACTTCTCGGCAAAGAAGGAACATTTCGTACAATCAATGTTTGCTTGCTTTCTACACTGATCAG GCAGAACAATGTCAATCGTTTTGCAACAAGCTTGCAAAGGACCATCCTGCATTAGCTGCAGATGCAATGTTCATTAAAGCCGTTCAGCTCGGTAAAGATGGCAAAGCGAAGGAAGCTGCGAAACTGTTGACTCAGTACGCGGTCGGAGAAAAGGAGTTACAGATGAAACTGGTCTGTGTGCAACTGTTGCTCAGCCAGGATGAGAAACAGGAAGCGatcgagattctcgaaaatttGAATGAAAGAGACAAGTCGCTACCCGGAGTAGTGAGTGCGCTTGTTACTCTCTACATGGCTAACAATAACCGCGAGAAAGCGTCGGCTGCTCTCAAGAATGCTGTCAATTACTATAAGAAAAATAAG gaaaccacCGCTAATTTGGGAGAGTTCTGGCGGCAGGCCGCCGACTTCTATCTTCGTGGCGGTGACATCAAGGTAGCGGCAGACATACTACAAGAAATGGTAGATGCCTCGCCTTCGGACACCAAAACGTTGGCACAGTTGGTGGTCGCTTATGTGCAATTCTGTCCTGAAAAGGCGCAACTGTTGTCGAAACGTTTGCCACCTCTTCATGATCTTGCGGAGAAAACCGATGTGGATACTTTGGAAAGTAGTAATTGGGTAATAGGTACCAAAGTGATCAAGAAGAAGATAGAACCATCGCCAGG CAAACCCACTGTTGATCTGACGAAGAAGAAACGCAAGAAGCGTAAGCGCAAGGGTAAACTACCTAAGAATTATGATGCAAATATACCGCCTGATCCTGAACGGTGGTTGCCCAGACATGAACGTAGCGGGTTCAGGAAGAAACGTGATAGAAGAAATAGGGATGTTGCTATGAAGGGTACACAGGGTACTGCTGCTGGAGCCAGCGATCTTTA CGACATCACCAAAATGCCTACGAACGCAAAACCCTCCCCCAACCCGCGGCATAGCCCGGCAGTGGAGACTTCCGGTCCGCGACAACAGCAACGTAAAGTGCatcagaaaaagaaaaagaagggaGGAAAATGGTAA
- the LOC143358105 gene encoding general odorant-binding protein 56a-like, with protein MKSILVVFALCLVSALALTEEQKAKLSQFKNDCITETGVDAKVVDDAKAGNFNDNDEKLACFTSCMLKKIGITNQDGSFNEGTARQKAPAGVTKEQLDDVINKCKDITGPNECKKAANLYKCFKDNKSFSVLN; from the exons TACTCGTTGTTTTTGCCCTCTGCCTCGTCAGTGCCTTG gcACTCACGGAAGAGCAAAAAGCTAAACTATCGCAGTTCAAGAATGACTGTATTACGGAAACCGGCGTTGACGCGA AAGTGGTAGACGATGCGAAGGCTGGCAATTTCAATGACAACGACGAAAAACTGGCCTGTTTCACCTCCTGCATGCTGAAGAAGATTGGAATC ACGAACCAGGACGGATCCTTCAACGAAGGAACTGCCAGGCAAAAAGCACCCGCTGGAGTTACGAAGGAGCAGCTCGATGACGTTATCAACAAGTGCAAAGACATCA CTGGCCCCAACGAGTGTAAGAAGGCAGCCAATCTGTACAAGTGCTTCAAAGACAACAAATCCTTCAGTGTACTTAACTAA